The Thermococcus sp. genomic interval CGCGAACGTTCTCGGAGCCGTTTTCAATGGCCTTTTCCGCGAAGGTGTAGGCCCTGCCAAGGAGGCCCTCGTCAATGACATCCGTCTCGAACTTAACCACAGTCCAGTTGTTTGATCTAATCACACTCACGTTTCCGGTTAAGTCAACGCCAGTTCCAGCCCCATCTGAGGGGGTTTCCGTTGTGGTGGAGGTCTTCCCGAGGTTATCTGTCACGTTCTTGGCGGTGTCTATGACCCGCTCTGGATTCAACCCATTGGGAACGTGGAAGTTCCCGCTGAAGTAGAAGTAGCCCACTATCAAGATAAGTAGGAGGGGCAGGAGCTTGCCCTTCATATTACTCCCTCCTCAAAAAGCTTGTTGAGGTAGAACCTCACCCTCGCCTCCTGGTTCCTAAAATCATTTTTCGAGTTCCTGTTCATCATGTTGACGCGGTGCATTCCCGTCGTGGTGTCGCCCATCTCCTCGACCGTGTTCCTGATGATGTCCCTGTACTTCAGCCCAGCCCTCTTGTAGCGAAGGGCTATCTCCTCTGTTTTCTCGAACTCCCAGCGGTAGTCCTGGGCGAGCGTCTTCTTTATGGCGACGCCCATCGAGTTGAGGATAAGCTCTATCGGTTTCGTCTCGACGCTGGAGGGGACGGCGTTTCTGTAGGGAGTAAGAGCCTTCTCGCGGTTATCTATGTCCGACATGCCGTTGTAGAGCGATGCACTTTTCCCGTCCACGTGGAGGTCCTTGGCTGTCTTCTTTACCATTTCGTCGTCCGAGAAGACGTTGATGTCCTTGTCGGCTTTGAAGTAGTCCTTGAAGAGGCCCACCGGTTTTGGCAAGTAGTCCGCCACCTTGTCTATGAAGGCATCCAAAGCCCTGTTGCCGTAATATTTGGCCTTCCAACCAAGGGCAGAACTGTCTCCAGCGTAGTCCATTTTCGAGTTAACGACCTTGATGATGTCTCCCCTTGGAGTCTTGATGACCACGAAGCCACCCCAACCGTTGCCAAGTCCCTTGAGCTTCTCCTCTGTATTCTTCATCCTTTTGGTGGCATCTTGACTCAGACCTGGGGCTGTTGATGAGTCTTCGGAGTTTTCAGAGACTCCTGTTGAGTTCACAGGAACCTTCACCGTTCCATTAGGGATTCGCTCAAGGTACATGTTGAGCAGAACAGGGGCGAGATTTTCGAGGTTGCAGGCGGTGGTTCCTTCAACGTAAACAGCCTTGGCAGTTATCCAGTAGTGGTCGTTGACTAGGGCCACGTAGGTGTGCTCGATGGATACGAACTTGTACCCATTACGGTATTCCTTCCCATAAACGGTCCTCAGGTCCGCGTAATTGGAACCACCGTTGAACTCGTAGTGGAGGTATTCCCTACCAAGCACGTTCCCGTCGTCGTCCCGTATCTCGTACTCCCTGTCCGTGTAGTTTTCTCCCGTTTTGATGAACCAGCTGAACTGCTCCACCGCTTCGTTGTCAATGTAGTAGTCCACCACGACCCTTACGTGGTTGTTGCTGTCTTTGGCGTGGTTTGCGCACATGAAGTCCTGATAAAAGAGAACGTAGTTTGGGTTGGTACTTCCTCCACTGTAGGTGAGCGCCAGCCCAAGGGACTTCGCCTCTTCCTTGGTTATTGATGGCAGTTTTTCAGGAAACTGGGAAGCGGAAACGGGAAGGGCCAACAACACGATAATCCCCATGAGGGGGACGAGTTTTTTCAACATCATGCTAACCTCCCAACAAAACCAGGAAACACATCGCGGGCCTGAAGGATGATAAAACTAATCCGAAGGTGAGGGTAGACCCAGCAAGTGGGCCGAAAATCTTAAAGCCCGCGGAACGCTTTCCAAGCATTTAATCACATCCAGGCAAAACCCTCTCGCGGAAGAGAAAAGCGGGACAGGTTCTGCATTCCTTTTAACAAGTTACGCATTCCTGGGTAATAAGGCTTTCGGAAAAGAAAATTCGGACAAGAGAAATGTCAAGTTTAGAATTTTCGAGAGCGAAGATTTTTCGCAAGCTCAACGAGTTTCCTCGCCCTCTCCGGAGAAACCTCGTTTTCAACTTTACCTTCCCACTTTATCCAGGTTCCCACGATAAAGCCGTCCGCGTGCTCCCATAGTTTGGGCAGGTTGTCGTAGGTGGTCCCGGAGCCGACTACCACAGGAACGGGGGAGATTTTCTTCGCGAGGGCGAGCTTTTCCAAGTCAACGGGTTTTCCAGTTGCCTTTCCACTCACAACGATGGCATCGGCTAAACCACGCTCAACGGTATCGCGTATAGCATCCTCAAAGTCGAAGAAGTGAACCGCGTGCTTGACGTGGACATCGGCGAGAACCCTGATTTTGCCCGGGAGGAGTTTCCTAAGTTTTGCAAGTTCATGGGCGATTCCCTCGATAATTCCCTGGTCCGTGTAAGCTACACCGCTCAGCACGTTAACCCGTATGAAGTCCGCCTTTACCGCGTAGGCTATGGAGTAGGCCGCTATCCCGTCGTTTCTCAGAACGTTTATTCCAACAGGAACTGAGACCTCATCACGAATCGCTTTGGCCACTGCTGTAAAGGAGGCAACGGTCGTCTTATCCACGTATTTTGGAAACGGCACGTCTCCGAAGTTTTCAACCATTACCGCATCGAAGCCTGCTTCCTCAAGCGTTCTGGCGTTCTTAAGGGCGGACTCGACTACTATATCTAGATTACCCTCGTACCTGTAAGAGCCCGGCAGGGGCTTCAGGTGAACCATCCCAATCAGAGGCTTTCTCCCAAAGTCCATGGTAGCACCCAACGTATTTTCTCGGCTTGGTTAATGAGGTTTGCGGGAAACCCTGATATAGATGGTGCGTAAGTTATTCATGGTGGAAGGCATGGCGAATGAAGAAAATCCGGAACTGCCGAAGTCGGTTTTGAGGCATCTGGAACCCGGTGAGGAGGTTCTTTTTTCAATAAAGAAGAAGATAAGCGTCGAAAAGCCCAAATGGCTCCTCATCACGGACAGGAGGATAATCTACTTGGATGAGAAGTTGCTCGGGAGGTATGACCTTAAGGCAATTCCCTACCAAAAGCTGGAGCAGGTCACCGTGAAGCTGGGGCTTGTGAGCTCGGAGTTCATAATAGAGGGCGAGGAGGACGTAACCCTCAGGCTCGGCTGGATGAATAAGGAAGAAGCTAGAAGGGCGATAAACGCCATTAAAGATGCCCTAAATGCCATAGCCGTCGAGCCGGTGAGCATCGGTGTGAACAAGGGCCTAACCAGCGAGACTTGGACGCTGAGAAAACCTAAGGAGTTCATAACGCGCACTGTTCCAGTTCAGCGGGCCGAAGCGCCACCAAAGGAGGACCCGGTTGAGAAGCTCAAAAAGCTGAAGGAGCTTTACGACCTTGGGATAATAAGCCAAGAGGAATACGAGGAAAAGCGGAGGAAACTTCTGGAAGAAATCTAAAGGATTACAGCTTCCTTTCCGAGGAGCTCCTTTCTTGGCGTTTTTACAACACCCAGAACATAGCCCCTTTCTGTTGGGTAGAATGCCAGCACTGTTGTTGCGATTTCTCTCAGGAGGGCGTCAAATCCTCCGGATTTAGAAGACAAAACGTCTGAGTTAACGAGGTATATTGCTATTCTGTCCCTCTTACCAACAAAGCCGGCAACGTTCCGAATAAGCCTGAACAGTTCCCTGTCTGTGAGAACCATAAACAGCTTGTGGAAGCCAAGAACCGGGTTTATGGCGACTCCCTCTATGACCTTGGAGTATATTCTTTCGTAGTATCTAAAGTCAATTGAATGCCTGTCCACGTCTATGGTTCCTATAACCCGGCCAACGTTTCTTGAACCTCCAATTTTAACAACCGGAAGATTGCCAAAGCCTGAGATATCAAAATCAAGAACCCTAAGTCTCGCCAAAACCTCCGGAAATGTGTCGAGAACATCGTCAATCAGGACGGGTTTACCGTTTTTCTCTGCCCATTTCACCAGCAACCAGAAGAGTAGCTCGGACGGGGAGTCCTGCGTATACTCAACAAGAACAGTTTCGCCGGGTAATAATAGGGACATAATGTTACTAAGCCCGTCCCTGCCCATGGTTCATCACCAAAAACAGGAATAGAACTAAGAATATAAAAAAGTTATCAAACAAGCCTTCCCTCAACGAGAACCCTTGGAGAAAGGAAGCTTGAAACCCTCCTCGCTTTCCTCCCGGGTTTTAGGGTTTTCAAGAGTTCAAAGACGTTGCCAACGAGCATGTTGTCCTTAAATGGCCTGAGCTCACCCTTCCTAACCACATAGCCGAGCTCAACGGTGAGAGAGAAGTCACCACTCACAGGGTTTGCCGTGTGTTCGCCGAAGACCTTTTTGACAACGATTCCCCTATAATCCTCAAGGCTCTCCTCGCCGGGTTCGATGATTACGTTGCTCGTCCCAATGTAGGGAACGCTCTTGAAGCTCCTTAACGCGTTTCCAGTACTCTTCGTTCCGAGGAAGGAGGCGTAGGTGTAATCAAGGAGGAAGTTTCTAATTACTCCCTCTTCAACAAGAACGGTTCTCTGGCCGGGGGTACCTTCGCTATCGAAGGAGTAACTTCCCGGAAAACCGTCGAGCGTTGAGTCGTCAATGAGCGTGAACGAGCCTATTTCTTCGCCCGGCCTTGAGAACCTGCTCCTTCCGTGGTAGACCTCATCACCGTAAAGGTTGCCAAGAAAGATATCCAAAAGGGACGAAACAGCCTCGGGTTCGAGAACAAGCTCCCCAGTGAAGGGTTCAAGCTTTTTTGCTCTAGCGCTCAGCCTGGCCTCTCCAATGGCGCTCTCAACGGCCCTCTCAAGTTCCCTCAAACTCTGGAGCGAGGTAAAGGACTGCCTATAGGAGCCGGTTCCCGGCGGGTCGCTGATTACGGCGTATGCTGAAACCCCCATGTAGGTGGAGCACTCCTCGAGTTCAATCCCGTTGGAGTTCACAATCCCGCTCGTCTCAACTGCAAAGGAAAGCGAGCCGGAGATGGTCTCGTTTTTCTTTTTTTCACTCATAAGCTCCGCATATTCCATGGCCATGGAGTGTGCCTTTTCAA includes:
- a CDS encoding TldD/PmbA family protein — protein: MEAVGRLVRLLERENVEWEVFYQSGRSGSFAIERETLERSQRKFYSGIGLRIGLKGRLGFSYITGLHPSEEELENLVKRTIKLARISEVPFMGFPEKEKIPLVKGLYDKRIDEIPFEKAHSMAMEYAELMSEKKKNETISGSLSFAVETSGIVNSNGIELEECSTYMGVSAYAVISDPPGTGSYRQSFTSLQSLRELERAVESAIGEARLSARAKKLEPFTGELVLEPEAVSSLLDIFLGNLYGDEVYHGRSRFSRPGEEIGSFTLIDDSTLDGFPGSYSFDSEGTPGQRTVLVEEGVIRNFLLDYTYASFLGTKSTGNALRSFKSVPYIGTSNVIIEPGEESLEDYRGIVVKKVFGEHTANPVSGDFSLTVELGYVVRKGELRPFKDNMLVGNVFELLKTLKPGRKARRVSSFLSPRVLVEGRLV
- a CDS encoding BtpA/SgcQ family protein, with the protein product MDFGRKPLIGMVHLKPLPGSYRYEGNLDIVVESALKNARTLEEAGFDAVMVENFGDVPFPKYVDKTTVASFTAVAKAIRDEVSVPVGINVLRNDGIAAYSIAYAVKADFIRVNVLSGVAYTDQGIIEGIAHELAKLRKLLPGKIRVLADVHVKHAVHFFDFEDAIRDTVERGLADAIVVSGKATGKPVDLEKLALAKKISPVPVVVGSGTTYDNLPKLWEHADGFIVGTWIKWEGKVENEVSPERARKLVELAKNLRSRKF
- a CDS encoding DUF257 family protein encodes the protein MGRDGLSNIMSLLLPGETVLVEYTQDSPSELLFWLLVKWAEKNGKPVLIDDVLDTFPEVLARLRVLDFDISGFGNLPVVKIGGSRNVGRVIGTIDVDRHSIDFRYYERIYSKVIEGVAINPVLGFHKLFMVLTDRELFRLIRNVAGFVGKRDRIAIYLVNSDVLSSKSGGFDALLREIATTVLAFYPTERGYVLGVVKTPRKELLGKEAVIL
- a CDS encoding PH domain-containing protein, whose protein sequence is MANEENPELPKSVLRHLEPGEEVLFSIKKKISVEKPKWLLITDRRIIYLDEKLLGRYDLKAIPYQKLEQVTVKLGLVSSEFIIEGEEDVTLRLGWMNKEEARRAINAIKDALNAIAVEPVSIGVNKGLTSETWTLRKPKEFITRTVPVQRAEAPPKEDPVEKLKKLKELYDLGIISQEEYEEKRRKLLEEI